CTCTTTTTTTGCCTAATCAAACTTTCCTTTGCTTCTTGTGGATCCTCTGTGTCTTATGAGATTCACAGCCTCTTGGTTCTTCATCACctccaaaatatatattgaaattcatgATCCACTGTTTTCTAATGACCAAGCATTAGAAGTTACTTAATATTCTGGGACTTACCTCCCATATGTCATTGCTGGCCAGGATAAAAAAATTCAGTATCACAAGCTTTTCTCCATTTATCACAAAACAGTTGTGCACAAAACAATTTTGCACATGTTATGATGTTTATCATCATAACAGCATACATAATAAATGATACCAAAAtccattgatatatataattttgcaCATGTTTGTTTACCGTTTTAGAATTCCTATTTGATGGTGTTTTGGATTTTGTGCATTCGGTTTGTTGCTGGAATGGAATGTGAGGTCTCGATTTCTGGCTGCAACTTTGTCTAGGTCTCGCAAGAGATGGTGTTTctggtttgaatgaagaataTTGGATTCCGGTTCCTGGTTTTCTGAATCTTATTTAGTATGACTAATTGTGGTAGAATGATGTAAGATGctttattgttttagtttgatttaGTTTGAGCTGTGACATTTGTCTAACATTCGCTTGTGCTGAAATTTGTTGGGTCTTTTTAATTACCCGGATATTTGATTTATGTTGTTTCAACCTTGGATCAGTTTAGTAGGggatttgaattttgttaaacCATGCCATATGTATTCATTTCTTTCAATTGCTTTCTCCGTTCCTAGTCTAAGGTGATAGTGGAGAGTGATGGACGGAACTTCGTCTTCTGTAATTGACTTCGCTGATATTCCACTAAATCTTAATGTCCTTGTCATTGATACTGACCCCGAAGCTCTTGAATTCATCAAGAAATCATGCGAAGAGAATATTCGTTGCAAAGATATTTCTCATCAAGGttagatatatataatattctattCGTAATCATTCTTTGAGagaaatatgtaatttttatgcTTGAATTGTGTGCAGCTGTAATATGTTTTGAATCTTCAATGGCTGTGGAGGTTTTgctgaaaaaagaaatagacaTTCATTTGATCGTCATGGAGCTTCATATGCCAATGATGAATGGCTATGAATTCATGCAATTTCTCGATGAAGAAGGATTTGATATTCCTTTTGTCAGTAAATAACTagtcttttacatttttactcAAGTTTACAACTTTTGACTGTTTAACCATCAAGTAACTAGTCTTTCACATTTTTACTcaagttttcaacttttgacTTTTAACCATCTGCAGTGATGTCGTCTAAGTCTGATGGTATTCCTTTTTCTTCCATGGAAAAGGCTTTCGAACTTGGGGCTATCGAGTATTTCTTTAAACCCTTCCGTGGTCGTGATCATCTGCTAGATTTGTGGTCACCTTTCTTAAAGCATTATATCGCCAGGCGTAAAGAAGATGATGAGACAAGTGATGGAGAAGCCAAAGCCGATGACACCCTCCACAAGAAAGATGACGATGTCACCCTCCACGAGAAAGATGACACCCTCCACGAGAAAGATGACACACCCTAGTATGATCAGCAGAGTAGTGCAAAATCCATAGTTGCGTCTCGgtgcttctctctctttctcaaaGTATCAGTTGTGTTTCTCTCTCAAATGCCACGTACACACAATCATTTTAAACATCAGAAATATTAATAAGGGGTGAAGTTACGGTTTTAACCCCTATTCTAGTAGTTTTGGTCCTCTTTGTGGGAATGGAATTTGGGCagaagagagaaagggaaaagcAATGGATGGAGTTCACGAGAATTGGAATTGCGAATAGTGAGACAGATTTTAAGGTGGCTGTTTGATAATGTCTATAGTGAAAAGGAGacgtattattattattatacttctATTTGTGTTGTCATGTTATGTCTTTTCCtaaatggaaaataatattttaatatcaattttttgataccattttgacattgcataCGTGTCAtggataattttaaattaaaaaaaaaaaaactttggttttttttttaatattttggacaatgatattttaacaccattttttgacattattttgacactgtacacgtgtcaagatgtgattggaagggatatatttggaagagaaaaactaaagtttgttttttaatttaaaatcgtccaattatattttgacatgtgtgcagtgtcaaaatagtgtcataaaatggtgttaaaattttattttccatatctttatatcagtttttttaatttaaaatcgttcaACTATATCTTGACACGTCTgtagtgtcaaaaatttgtgttaaaatatcattttagttTAATGTCAACTTTGCAACTAGTTTTCTTTCATTGGTGGGTTTTGTGCATAGGATTCACACCATAGAATGTAAATACATTGTAGGGTTCTTTTACATACAAATCACATGGAAATgagattttctattttttttttcaatttttaaacttttgattGAAAAGTGTAACATTAAATAGGATTGTCGTTCTTATTTGACGGTGTTGGTTGACACCAATCCACACGATTTGTACAGTATGTGTCCGAGGATTTCCCTACTAAATTATTCCGACACGTATGTTAAAAAACatgaaacaaatatttcatattaaataaaattaaaacccaGATTAGGTTCCTAccaaattagaaataatttaatatggtGATTTTGGTCTATAACAAtttgaactttaatttattaagcTTTTAAAAGACCAGCCAATTCATTATGCAGATAagcattatttaaaaaaaaaaaactgtgaaaAAAAAGTAGAAGTGATTGTATATAAagaattgaatttatatttttagtggGAAATAAAAGGAGTATTATTATAAAGCAATTTCATGATGATGTGAATAAATGTATCCCAGAGTGGTTGGTAATGAAAGGATACATACAGCCAACTTTCGTTTCTAGAAAAGTCAAAGTTCGAGTACGGCTGCTATGCCTCGTTTCATCAATCAACACATgccttaataaatataataataataataactcatACAAGatgattaaatatttacttaatcttttttattgttgacaaaattatataaatcaattgTAGAAAAACAAATCTGAAtcttaaattaatcaatatgTTTCTATCGTTATGATTGGACCAAAATAGTTAGGaacctaattttaaaatttggtatattatttcaatatttctaTTGATAATATGCTCGTTTTATcgtataataacttttttataatggatgttttgaatgatatatttaatatttaatacatactttattatagaagaaaaaactaattagaaataaatGTTTCATGGTCATGTATTGATGATATATATTGTTGTGTGTTGAAGCAGAAACtcgaatgaaaaaaatattgagatGTAGACAAAAGaaacttctttttattattaaatgtaaaCATAACATGAGTTATACCAAAGTTAAAAATTAGAAGGAAcatcaaaactttaaaaatttcaaagaagCCAAGATTGTGTTAATGTTGTTGCTAAATTGTGCAAATCTTGTTTTGACGGATTAGAGAGTGATTTCTGCTTGAAAATTGACAAAGACGATGTTGCATACatttaagtttgaaaaagaaaattaattgagGATATACTAACATGTAGGTACTTTGAATTTTGTCTTtcaattataagtttttttttttattcaattgatcAATGTTAAAAGCAcgaattcataataaaaaatacaacatCAAAAAGGTAATTTAAATtcctatatattatatttaattagttacaTTAATTTGATGGATTGACCAATAACATGATTTGTCAGCATACTTAGAATATTAATGTCTTTGGTGTTTGAAAAAGCTCAGTTCAATGCAAGTAGTAATTTGATTTCAAACCAGTTAGTCCTGTGATTCTAATGCAAGtattataagtttttcaaaacaaattctTCCAGTTTACTAAAGGAACAAAATAGTGTTCTTTCTTTATAACTATAAGACTGGTACACAGATTTTGTACAAGTTATTATATTAAAGAGTCttgtttttttacaataatttcgTCTTCTCAAGGTTtgtaatattctttttcttcaacattGTCTTATATAGAGTTATGAGAAATACTCGTTAAACATATTTTGTATTTGGTATGAGGTTGATTCTTCTTGTGTTTATATAAGTTTTAgtacattaaatgtttttttataaagtattgATTTAAGATATCTTAAGTGTTTTTGACCAAGTATTTAATATGCATAACATTTTTAACAATACATGCTAGAAAATGCTTaatatcaaacatttttttttaattaagtatattCCTTTTTGTCTATTCAAAggacaatttatatatattgtagtCATACCTGTTGGATGAAGTATATATTAAACATTGCTTACACATATTGGGATACATTAAATAGAAAAGTCaatgatttatttaatattatcacaacttttaaatttgacttgtattttttaaatatgacttcattttacaaaaattatgtgaGACACAAGCTCTTCTCTCAACTTACTTAAAatccataattatttttaagtcaaATGTATTACAACTAtgtaaaaaaacgaaaatgaaggatgaaaggagaaaataaataagatttaggaaggataaaaaaactaaaaaggatAGAGAATTTTTTCACATGTTATATTGTCCATAACTTTATTCTCACCATACGTGAAAAGagattacaatttttttttgataggaaatataaagaaatgataacaaaacaaaacaacaaatgttgcaataattaaataaaagaaaccaaAGGGAGTAAAGTAGATGTAACtatattaagataaaagaaCATCAAAGATTGATTAAATTCTTGATAAGATTCCATAATTCATTCTTCTTACTAAACatgacaaaaacaaacacaacataaataaataagactAACTCAATACATTATTATTGTCAAAATGAACTTGTATTGAGTAATTAATCAAACATAGCCAAGTTACTGACTTGATACACTTAGTCTAATCTTTGAAACCAAAATCCCTTTGTTGGAGAACAATCTTTGGTTGTTGAAGTTGCAATATCATTTGCAAGTGTTGTTAATGTGGCATACAAAAATTTGATAGAGGGATTGATTTTGACTCGTGATTAGCAGTTAAAGATATGCTGATACAGTCTAGATTACACAAGACGTTAAAAGAAATACATACATTATTGATATTGATGCAGGTATGTGGTGATTATCCACAAACattgattaaattgtttaattccaagtaagtatattttttatgatagaGTATGAATAACTCTTATTGTAGGTTATGGAGATAAAAAAGGAAGATGTGTTTGTTTCAATCATGGTAGAGATTTTTTGgttgacaaaaataatatatcttgaAAAGTTCTAGACCACCTAAGATAAACAATGGAGTGAGTGATAATAACtatataatgaatttaaagTTTATGATGTTTAGATAtcgaataaaaatattttaaatttgtatttaactttttcttagTAATAGAATGTTATAAgatttggtttaaaattttatttttttaaaaaatatgtgtaTTTAAGATcgaagaaaatggaaaaaaagtttgtattgtaaaaaatttcaaacattatttttcttctccaattttggaatttcaTTATACTCTggtttttttctcttatctaTATTATTAAGGTAATTTTCGATAATAAAAACATTGATGTTTTTGGTATATGTTTTTTTCCATcacaaaatatcttttatacatttttgtttACACATATAACCAAAACCTAtcataaattattcataaattatgtTGAGCTTGAATCTAACACTTaccaatattatattttcttttattagaacttaataagataattttatttgtctATTGGATTTTGTCTAATAATCATTGAGTATATCAAATTCTAGTACTTGTATGatacttttttattacaatttttgttTGGTATCAAATGTATACTATCTAATGTTTATGGTATGTCAAAAAATGGTAATCCAATTAGGGGTGCGTTCATCACAATTATCCGaatcaaaaataaaagataaatattgttggatttgatttgattttaatttaatataaaacataaataacaataaaataatattacagtTTAGTTTGGATCGTTTTTGTTACAATAAGAttgtaaaatgtttaaaaaaaaaatgttatatgccactattatatttataatttaaatttcatctcATATTCAAGTACATAATAAttataggtaaaaaaaaattcatacagATTAATTAtcttgtttaaataaatatgaatatgttATACATAAATTTCCAGAAATATTATCTATATTGTTACGGTGtaaatttactgggaccgaagtACTAACCTCAATGAGGTCTTTTTCTGTGCTTCTGCCCGTTTTTCGTGATTTCTGACCGTACGTCTTCTCGTCGACttaggcactccgacgctcaagttaggcgtgtataaGAGATTCTCTGTTGGAAGAGAACTGATGAGAGATATGTTGTATGCAGTGTGAGTGAAGTGTATTCAGagagcgtaccttgtttggaatcCTCtggcctttatttataggctttggattgatataatattaacagtaatataaacagaataaaatataatcttacttgacatatctctgttataatatctttataagATATATCCGGTGAATATATCcgaatgatatatttttatgaatattttatacgCTGGCCTTTTATGCTGGAACCTGGAAttgggccttgagcccaatGGGAATGTGTGGACCGTTTGTCCACTACGACCGTTCTGTCTTTAGCTATTTCCGATCGTTGGAAATATAGGATCGTACATATATAATACcagatttaaatataataaacagtttggtttattttgatttacttttctattttcaattaaaattaaaatttaactgtAAAATGGTAAATCAGAAAAATCTAAGATAATTTTGATCAGTTTTCGACTTTTAGAAGGATTTTcggatttttttctttatcgGTTTAgctttcaatattttaaagtgAAACCGAAACTTCTTCATAAgtatttattgttttctgtCATAACCTTTTAACAGTATTGATGTTGAAGTCTgaaaaataacactttttaatttaaaaaaggtttaatttcATAAGAATACAAAAGTTATTTGCTATACTCTGCTTACAACGACCTAACCATTTTGACTCTTGACATCAACTCTAAAATTGACACAACCTTTTATAATTAAAGCACATAAATTAAGGAacataactaatatttttattaatattaaagattttaaaCTTTCTGTGAAGTTCTTCTATAAATATCTTATCAATCagtccttttttattattatttcttaaaaaaaatcggaataaatatataaaacatttaaaattcaatGAAGAAACACtttcaatatatttaactttatttctaattatttactCTTTCAAAATTAAGATAAGATTTGATGACTGTGTCTGAGTAAAGTAATATAATACTTTTGAAAGTAATCGATGACCaaattactttactttttatGTCTTTGTGATTCTTTTTgggtttcctttttttttataagatatactataatttaactaaatatattttaccattttatataattttttaataatattattacaacttatttttctttataaatttgaattttaccaacttgtttaattataaaatatttaaatcaaaattaaaaatagacaacGCAATAATTGACACAATATTACAAcaagatagaaaaaaagaaaacaaataaactaacgagataaaaagaaaaaagtagatAACACTAACTAAAgtaacacaataaaataaaagaattaaaatcaaagtttaaaagTAGTAACATAAATTTGAATACCATCTTTTTCTATCTAccaaaattacttattttagataaataaacttatattattactatcatatttatattaaagttaaacTAGATTAGTAAGATGGAGTTAAGCCTCTTAGGCATTCTTAGACTCTTTCAAATTGTAATATGGTTCCATTGGTGTCTGCTTCCTTGCTACTTCCTACGGTTCTGAAAGCCAAATCAAAGGTCCCAGTTTCTGCTAAATGAGGATGAAACTTCTTACGAAGTTAGTGTCTGTTAAAAACTGAGTCTTTGTCCGTGTTGACTTGGCTTGGTCTTAATCCAGTGTGTGATAGTTTCGTCTTATACTTCAACTTTTTCCTTGTTTGCTTGTTCTCTACCTTCAAATTTAGTAATGGCACCGAAAGTTTCGAGCTTGGAAGCAGCCCAGAAAGCTATAGACTCAATTGGGCTGGGTTTTGACATAACACAAGATATAGGTTTTGACAACTGTAAGAAGGGTTCAAGGTTGATATTTGTGGATGAGAAACAGTGCCGTCTGCTTGAGATTCCTGGAGGAGGGATTTCAATTCCAAATGTCCCTAACTCTATCAAACGTGTCAGAGGGGAATCCATTAGAGTCTACTCAGAAGTGCTACCCTTGCAACAGGCATGCTAATTCTGAATATGTTACTATTTTTATATGCTTCGGAAGTGTTATCAGCATACTGTAGTacgctttatatatatatatatatatatataaaatatattcttcaTTATTGGCTGATATTTGTTAGAAGGGTATGTTAGAAATAGAGTTGTTGCCATTGGCAATGTCGTGTACACTTACATTAACCTTAAGGCAGATGTTACTTTGTGTGACCCTATGCTGTGTTTCAGATGTTGGAGCACTTCAACCAGGAAATGTGCCTTGGTGGACGNACTGCATCGGGTCATTTCTGTGCTTCATTTGGGTTATCCAGTCGAGGTATAAAGGATTTGACTTCTATCAAGTCTCTTGCTTATGATGGTTGGTTCATCAAACGCTATGCCATTGAATTAGAAAAGTATCATGGTGAACTCCTTGATCATGTCAAAGAAGCAGTGCCATCGTCGTGGGACCCTGATGCCTTGGCAAGGTAAGACTTTGAGGCCTTGT
This genomic stretch from Vigna radiata var. radiata cultivar VC1973A chromosome 7, Vradiata_ver6, whole genome shotgun sequence harbors:
- the LOC106767603 gene encoding MACPF domain-containing protein NSL1-like isoform X1 yields the protein MAPKVSSLEAAQKAIDSIGLGFDITQDIGFDNCKKGSRLIFVDEKQCRLLEIPGGGISIPNVPNSIKRVRGESIRVYSEVLPLQQMLEHFNQEMCLGGRTASGHFCASFGLSSRGIKDLTSIKSLAYDGWFIKRYAIELEKYHGELLDHVKEAVPSSWDPDALARFIERFGTHVIVGVSMGGKDVLYLRQETSYLGPTSIQKLLKDTADTKFNDSADNNCQASEDFSKEKEVSLYFFINLI
- the LOC106769483 gene encoding two-component response regulator ARR14-like isoform X2, whose translation is MDGTSSSVIDFADIPLNLNVLVIDTDPEALEFIKKSCEENIRCKDISHQAVICFESSMAVEVLLKKEIDIHLIVMELHMPMMNGYEFMQFLDEEGFDIPFAFELGAIEYFFKPFRGRDHLLDLWSPFLKHYIARRKEDDETSDGEAKADDTLHKKDDDVTLHEKDDTLHEKDDTP
- the LOC106769483 gene encoding two-component response regulator ARR14-like isoform X1, whose protein sequence is MDGTSSSVIDFADIPLNLNVLVIDTDPEALEFIKKSCEENIRCKDISHQAVICFESSMAVEVLLKKEIDIHLIVMELHMPMMNGYEFMQFLDEEGFDIPFVMMSSKSDGIPFSSMEKAFELGAIEYFFKPFRGRDHLLDLWSPFLKHYIARRKEDDETSDGEAKADDTLHKKDDDVTLHEKDDTLHEKDDTP
- the LOC106767603 gene encoding MACPF domain-containing protein At4g24290-like isoform X2; the encoded protein is MAPKVSSLEAAQKAIDSIGLGFDITQDIGFDNCKKGSRLIFVDEKQCRLLEIPGGGISIPNVPNSIKRVRGESIRVYSEVLPLQQMLEHFNQEMCLGGRTASGHFCASFGLSSRGIKDLTSIKSLAYDGWFIKRYAIELEKYHGELLDHVKEAVPSSWDPDALARFIERFGTHVIVGVSMGGKDVLYLRQETSYLGPTSIQKLLKDTADTKFNDSADNNCQASEDFSKEKEVH